One window from the genome of Breoghania sp. L-A4 encodes:
- a CDS encoding twin-arginine translocation pathway signal: protein MTADLLTRRTLLAAAVVTAGSGLLVPARAKGLAPTQSMRGGSNNYLPGAPIVNRIGEGGFWMSGTVRRAGDGAPLAGQRIQIWAHTTEGHERDPHSHGATLTDADGRFRLEMPQIVPAFGQPHGHLAYDSGDFETVFLRPVMSSSRETSLEAHFVLQPA from the coding sequence ATGACCGCCGACCTGCTCACCCGCCGCACGCTGCTCGCCGCCGCTGTGGTGACCGCGGGTTCCGGGCTCCTTGTGCCCGCCCGCGCGAAAGGTCTTGCCCCAACGCAGTCGATGCGGGGCGGTTCCAACAACTACCTGCCCGGCGCGCCGATCGTGAATCGGATCGGCGAAGGAGGATTCTGGATGTCGGGCACCGTGCGTCGCGCGGGCGATGGCGCCCCGCTTGCTGGTCAACGTATCCAGATCTGGGCGCATACAACCGAAGGGCACGAGCGCGACCCGCACAGCCATGGGGCGACGCTCACCGACGCGGACGGAAGGTTCCGCCTCGAGATGCCGCAGATCGTCCCGGCCTTCGGCCAGCCGCATGGCCATCTCGCCTATGACAGCGGCGATTTTGAAACCGTCTTCCTGCGTCCCGTGATGAGCAGTTCGCGCGAGACCAGCCTTGAGGCGCATTTCGTCCTTCAGCCGGCGTGA
- a CDS encoding phosphatidylserine decarboxylase family protein, protein MARSNKRRVGGWLPSDPELIRKFVEKLRSRPKADPADYIPPIKDLQNLVASTPTLAALTQVMFVEGYDYDPENPLGQPSVTSWPEFLGLLNAIMTTAPEFYVDAKGEALGLVGFPINALLDWPMGTGAGYTVFSSELFNRAFQPVLRHWSAFLTSEASRYVLAESDPKSDPPVVAWLSDDAKAQMIAVACQPSGGSADCLSKSFTEIFQVPDPNDPVYLGFASWDDFFTREFQPGVRPVGDAPVVSACESAPLQVVTNVGLSDRFWLKGQPYSLNNMLGFHPKAAHFQGGSVYQAFLSALSYHRWNAPVDGTVEDAFVINGSYYLESMSEGVHSPDPDPSAPNASQPFITSVATRAVIFIRATDPGIGLMAFVAVGMAEVSSCQIQVKPGDVLSKGDPLGMFHFGGSTHCLVFGPDVSLKFRVPVSGEPNLDATNVAVKSNLATLA, encoded by the coding sequence ATGGCACGATCCAACAAGCGGCGCGTGGGCGGATGGCTTCCGTCCGATCCCGAACTCATCCGCAAATTCGTCGAAAAGCTGCGCTCAAGGCCAAAGGCCGACCCGGCGGACTACATCCCGCCGATCAAGGACCTGCAGAATCTGGTCGCCAGCACGCCCACGCTGGCGGCGCTGACGCAGGTGATGTTCGTCGAGGGCTACGACTATGATCCGGAAAACCCGCTGGGCCAGCCCTCGGTGACAAGCTGGCCGGAGTTTTTGGGGCTGCTCAACGCCATCATGACCACGGCGCCGGAGTTTTATGTCGATGCTAAGGGAGAGGCGCTGGGGCTGGTGGGCTTTCCGATCAACGCGCTGCTCGACTGGCCGATGGGCACCGGCGCGGGCTACACGGTGTTCTCCTCGGAGCTGTTCAACCGCGCCTTCCAGCCCGTGCTGCGGCACTGGAGCGCGTTCCTCACCTCCGAGGCGTCGCGGTATGTGCTGGCGGAAAGCGACCCCAAATCCGATCCGCCTGTCGTCGCCTGGCTCAGCGACGACGCCAAGGCGCAGATGATCGCGGTCGCCTGCCAGCCGTCGGGCGGAAGTGCGGATTGCCTGAGCAAGTCGTTCACCGAGATTTTTCAGGTGCCGGATCCCAACGATCCGGTCTATCTGGGGTTTGCGTCGTGGGACGATTTCTTCACCCGCGAGTTCCAGCCCGGCGTGCGGCCGGTAGGCGACGCGCCGGTCGTCAGCGCGTGCGAATCCGCGCCGCTGCAAGTCGTGACCAATGTGGGCCTGTCGGACCGCTTCTGGCTGAAGGGGCAGCCCTATTCGCTGAACAACATGCTCGGATTCCACCCGAAGGCGGCGCATTTTCAGGGCGGCTCGGTCTATCAGGCCTTCCTCAGCGCGCTGAGCTACCACCGCTGGAATGCGCCCGTCGACGGCACCGTCGAGGACGCCTTCGTGATCAACGGCAGCTATTATCTGGAAAGCATGAGCGAGGGCGTGCATAGCCCCGATCCCGATCCGTCGGCGCCCAACGCCTCGCAGCCCTTCATCACCTCGGTGGCCACCCGGGCCGTCATCTTCATCCGCGCGACGGACCCGGGCATCGGCCTGATGGCCTTCGTCGCCGTCGGCATGGCCGAGGTGTCGAGCTGCCAGATCCAGGTGAAGCCGGGCGACGTGCTGAGCAAGGGCGATCCGCTCGGCATGTTCCATTTCGGCGGCTCCACCCATTGCCTGGTGTTCGGCCCCGATGTTTCGTTGAAGTTCCGGGTGCCGGTGAGCGGCGAGCCCAACCTGGATGCCACCAACGTGGCGGTGAAATCCAACCTGGCGACGCTGGCGTGA
- a CDS encoding amino acid permease: MAFLISAVVVGFSAASFAEFSTRLPVSAGEAAYVRAGFRSDRLALIVGLMVIAMGTVSSAAIAVGSTGYVREFLAWPDPLLATLLILGMGAIAAWGILESVTFASIFTLIEVGALLALVAIGFGAHPQLVDDLPRIVPDFTDTVALSAIAGASLLAFFAFIGFEDIVNLAEEVKNPGRTLPWAIFLTLVITTTIYMAVASVAVLSVPIEELAASRAPLSLVFGTITGASPAAITAVAIVATLNGVIIQIIMAARVLYGLARQKRLPAALGAVNARTRTPLNATLVIIGIVLVLALALPLGDLAEWTSRIALATFALVNASLWLMKWRGEAAPQGAFTVPAFVPAAGFISCLALLASDFLG; the protein is encoded by the coding sequence GTGGCCTTTCTGATCTCGGCCGTCGTGGTGGGCTTTTCGGCCGCGTCGTTCGCCGAGTTCTCCACCCGGCTGCCGGTGAGCGCGGGTGAGGCGGCCTACGTGCGCGCAGGCTTTCGCAGCGACAGGCTCGCGCTGATCGTCGGCCTGATGGTGATCGCCATGGGCACGGTGTCCTCGGCGGCCATCGCGGTGGGCAGCACCGGCTATGTGCGCGAGTTCCTGGCCTGGCCCGACCCGCTGCTGGCGACGCTCCTGATCCTCGGCATGGGCGCGATCGCCGCCTGGGGAATATTGGAATCGGTGACCTTCGCCTCGATCTTCACGCTGATCGAGGTGGGCGCGCTGCTCGCGCTGGTGGCGATCGGTTTCGGCGCGCATCCGCAACTGGTCGACGATCTGCCGCGCATCGTTCCCGATTTCACCGACACGGTGGCCTTGAGCGCCATCGCCGGCGCATCGCTGCTGGCGTTTTTCGCCTTCATCGGTTTCGAGGACATCGTCAATCTGGCGGAAGAAGTGAAGAACCCGGGCCGCACGCTGCCCTGGGCGATCTTCCTGACACTGGTGATCACCACCACGATCTACATGGCGGTGGCCAGCGTCGCGGTGCTGTCGGTGCCGATCGAGGAGCTGGCGGCGTCGCGCGCGCCGCTGAGCCTTGTCTTCGGCACGATCACCGGCGCCTCGCCCGCCGCGATCACCGCGGTGGCGATCGTCGCGACGCTGAACGGGGTGATCATCCAGATCATCATGGCCGCCCGGGTGCTGTACGGGCTGGCGCGGCAAAAGCGGCTGCCGGCCGCCCTGGGCGCGGTCAACGCGCGCACCCGCACGCCGCTCAACGCGACGCTGGTGATCATTGGCATTGTGCTGGTGCTGGCGCTGGCGCTGCCGCTGGGAGATCTGGCGGAATGGACCTCGCGCATCGCGCTCGCCACCTTCGCGCTGGTCAATGCGTCGTTGTGGCTCATGAAGTGGCGCGGCGAGGCGGCCCCGCAAGGCGCCTTCACCGTGCCCGCCTTCGTGCCGGCGGCCGGATTCATCAGTTGCCTTGCGCTGCTGGCGAGTGATTTTCTGGGGTAG
- a CDS encoding site-specific DNA-methyltransferase: MSTQRIGAPATASRPSQEPSWLNAILAGDCVAELERLPTNSVDVVFADPPYNLQLGGDLHRPDQSKVDACDDHWDQFDSFEAYDAFTRAWLLAVRRVLKPTGSIWVIGSYHNIFRVGAMMQNLGFWLLNDVIWLKSNPMPNFRGKRFTNAHETMIWASPNKDGKAKSYTFNYEAMKAFNDDLQMRSDWNLPICNGGERLKNGDGDKVHPTQKPESLLYRVLLSSSNPGDVVLDPFFGTGTTGAVAKKLGRNYVGVEREQDYREAARARISAITMGEGFALETAKSKRSEPRVPFGTLLENGLLDVGAELSCSKGRRKATVRADGSLVSCEQTGNHTGSIHKVGALVQGLDACNGWTFWHYQGANGREPIDALRQIVRDGMAR; encoded by the coding sequence ATGAGTACACAGCGTATAGGGGCGCCGGCAACGGCGTCCCGCCCTTCCCAAGAGCCTTCGTGGCTCAATGCCATTCTCGCCGGCGACTGCGTTGCCGAGCTGGAAAGGTTACCAACGAACTCCGTCGACGTGGTGTTCGCGGACCCGCCCTACAATCTTCAGTTGGGTGGCGATCTGCATCGCCCCGACCAGTCGAAGGTCGACGCGTGCGACGACCACTGGGACCAGTTCGACAGTTTCGAGGCCTATGACGCCTTCACGCGAGCCTGGCTTCTCGCCGTGCGCCGGGTGCTGAAGCCGACCGGCTCGATCTGGGTGATCGGCTCCTATCACAACATTTTCCGCGTCGGCGCGATGATGCAGAACCTCGGGTTCTGGTTGCTCAACGACGTGATCTGGCTGAAGTCGAACCCGATGCCGAACTTTCGCGGCAAGCGGTTCACCAACGCCCATGAGACGATGATCTGGGCGTCGCCGAACAAGGACGGCAAGGCCAAGAGCTACACCTTCAACTACGAGGCCATGAAGGCGTTCAACGACGACCTTCAGATGCGCTCGGACTGGAACCTGCCGATCTGCAACGGCGGCGAACGGCTGAAGAACGGCGACGGCGACAAGGTGCACCCCACCCAGAAGCCGGAAAGCCTGCTCTACCGGGTGCTGCTGTCCTCGTCCAACCCCGGCGACGTGGTGCTCGATCCCTTCTTCGGAACCGGCACGACGGGTGCGGTGGCCAAGAAGCTCGGCCGCAACTATGTCGGCGTGGAGCGCGAACAGGACTACCGCGAGGCCGCCCGGGCACGCATCAGTGCCATCACCATGGGCGAGGGTTTCGCGCTGGAAACCGCCAAAAGCAAACGCTCCGAACCCCGCGTGCCGTTCGGAACACTTCTGGAAAACGGTCTTCTCGACGTGGGCGCGGAGCTGAGCTGCTCCAAGGGCCGCCGCAAGGCGACCGTGCGCGCCGACGGCTCGCTGGTTTCCTGCGAGCAGACCGGCAACCACACCGGCTCGATCCACAAGGTCGGCGCGCTGGTGCAGGGTCTGGACGCCTGCAACGGCTGGACCTTCTGGCACTATCAGGGCGCCAACGGCCGCGAGCCCATCGACGCCCTGCGCCAGATCGTCCGCGACGGCATGGCGCGCTAG
- a CDS encoding DNA-3-methyladenine glycosylase I, whose protein sequence is MHPRCEDCGLHHETDFVKPGFGERGMRTFDEIFELAAERHGGAEALEGMLAEQKPKSEAELAAIPDDRWLSMFSKCVFQAGFNWKVIEQKWPGMEEAFGGFDTARCAMLSDDDVDALLNDTRIVRNAQKVMAVRGNAFLLRQLAAEHGSAAAVFASWPVSDTIGLLEMLKTRGARLGGNTAQMALRFMGRDTFILSKSVIAALNREEVIGAAVFSKRAMQAVQTAFNEWMKQSGRSMSEISRTLAFSVDE, encoded by the coding sequence ATGCACCCACGTTGTGAAGATTGCGGTCTTCACCATGAAACCGATTTTGTGAAACCCGGCTTTGGAGAGAGGGGCATGCGGACATTCGACGAGATTTTCGAGCTGGCGGCGGAGCGGCATGGCGGCGCGGAGGCGCTGGAGGGCATGCTCGCGGAGCAAAAGCCCAAGAGCGAAGCCGAGCTTGCCGCCATTCCCGACGATCGATGGCTGTCGATGTTCTCCAAATGCGTGTTCCAGGCGGGGTTCAACTGGAAGGTCATCGAGCAGAAGTGGCCCGGCATGGAAGAGGCCTTTGGCGGCTTTGATACGGCCCGCTGCGCCATGCTGTCGGACGATGACGTCGACGCGCTGCTCAACGACACGCGAATCGTGCGCAACGCGCAGAAGGTGATGGCGGTGCGCGGCAACGCGTTCCTGCTGCGCCAGCTCGCCGCCGAACACGGCAGCGCGGCTGCGGTCTTCGCAAGCTGGCCGGTCTCCGACACCATCGGCCTTCTGGAGATGCTGAAGACGCGCGGCGCGCGGCTGGGCGGCAACACGGCGCAGATGGCGCTCAGGTTCATGGGCCGCGACACCTTCATTCTCTCCAAATCGGTGATCGCGGCGCTGAATCGCGAGGAGGTCATCGGCGCGGCGGTTTTTTCCAAACGCGCTATGCAGGCCGTGCAGACCGCGTTTAATGAATGGATGAAACAGTCCGGCCGCTCGATGAGCGAGATCAGCCGCACGCTCGCCTTCTCCGTCGACGAATAG
- a CDS encoding ATP-binding protein, which produces MPAGVGLVFFILVGVLWMSFDKQSERALRELVQSEARQHAALIAADVDSRLPALQRIVNRWQVRGGTPKAEFTADAGDYIADMPGFQAIGWTDDSLHVRWIVPTKGNEQVLGLNLGLEEKRRHALEAARDNRVPAMAGPVDLVQGGKSFVIYFPIYTDGRFDGFLGAAFKMQPWLDFIFKPREGRDDITIAISIDGTRVHEQSGVSNERFAEWKAAAEIRMLEHTLTVEAQPTAAFFAANDSRLPEWSVAIGLLLTVLTTIMSRMVFRLRNEVGERNRAEQALRLAQTHLEEKVEERTAELNEEIKERKHLENQLLRSQRMEAIGQLTGGIAHDFNNLLSVMIGNAELLRDTPGLDDDARRNLESIVRAVGRGASLTNRLLAFSRQQTLSPRPTAINALVVGLEEMLRRTLGETIELQSRLDAGVYDALIDKHQFEDALVNLVLNARDAMPGGGILTIETANARLDEAYAARNDEVTPGDYVVVSVSDTGSGMTPEVLNRAFEPFFTTKDVGAGSGLGLSMVYGFAKQSNGHITVDSDSGYGTTVRLYLPRSRAASARERVADNIPEPEPGSERILVVEDDPDVRDIPTTLLRNQGYEVVEAGDGAEAIRHLRADRPFDLLFTDVVLPGGMSGAEIAEAAERIQPGIRILFTTGYAESALDHNGQSASGKVIVHKPYRRQDLLEKIRACLDATE; this is translated from the coding sequence GTGCCGGCCGGCGTTGGCCTTGTGTTCTTCATCCTGGTCGGCGTGCTGTGGATGTCCTTCGACAAGCAGAGCGAACGCGCCTTGCGCGAACTGGTGCAATCGGAAGCCCGGCAACACGCCGCGCTGATCGCCGCGGACGTCGACAGCCGCCTGCCGGCGCTGCAACGGATCGTCAATCGCTGGCAGGTCCGCGGCGGCACGCCCAAGGCCGAATTCACGGCGGACGCGGGCGATTACATCGCCGATATGCCGGGCTTCCAGGCGATCGGCTGGACGGACGACAGCTTGCACGTGCGCTGGATTGTCCCGACAAAGGGCAACGAGCAGGTCCTGGGCCTCAACCTCGGCCTTGAGGAAAAGCGGCGCCACGCCCTCGAAGCGGCGCGAGACAACCGGGTCCCGGCCATGGCCGGTCCGGTCGACCTCGTTCAGGGCGGCAAGAGTTTCGTGATCTACTTCCCGATCTACACGGATGGCCGCTTCGACGGCTTCCTCGGGGCCGCCTTCAAGATGCAGCCCTGGCTGGACTTCATCTTCAAGCCGCGCGAGGGACGCGACGACATCACCATCGCCATCAGCATCGACGGCACCCGCGTCCATGAACAGTCCGGCGTGTCGAACGAGCGGTTCGCGGAGTGGAAAGCGGCCGCGGAGATACGGATGCTGGAGCACACCCTGACGGTCGAGGCGCAGCCGACCGCCGCCTTTTTCGCGGCGAACGATTCGAGGCTTCCCGAGTGGTCTGTCGCCATCGGCCTGCTGCTGACGGTGCTCACCACGATCATGAGCCGGATGGTGTTCCGCCTCCGCAACGAAGTCGGCGAACGCAATCGGGCGGAACAGGCGCTGCGCCTCGCCCAGACGCATCTGGAGGAAAAGGTCGAAGAGCGGACGGCGGAGCTGAACGAGGAGATCAAGGAGCGCAAGCATCTCGAAAACCAGTTGCTGCGTTCCCAGCGCATGGAGGCGATCGGCCAGTTGACCGGCGGCATCGCGCACGACTTCAACAACCTGCTGAGCGTCATGATCGGCAACGCGGAGCTGTTGCGCGACACGCCCGGGCTCGATGACGACGCAAGGCGCAACCTGGAGTCGATCGTCCGGGCGGTGGGACGCGGCGCCTCGCTCACCAACCGCCTTCTGGCGTTCTCCCGCCAGCAGACCCTGTCGCCGCGCCCCACCGCGATCAACGCGCTGGTGGTCGGGCTCGAGGAGATGCTCAGGCGCACGCTCGGCGAGACGATCGAGCTGCAAAGCCGGCTGGACGCTGGTGTTTACGACGCGCTGATCGACAAGCACCAGTTCGAGGACGCGCTGGTCAATCTTGTGCTGAACGCGCGCGACGCGATGCCGGGCGGCGGCATCCTGACCATCGAGACCGCCAATGCCCGCCTCGACGAGGCCTATGCCGCGCGCAACGACGAGGTGACGCCGGGCGACTACGTGGTGGTCAGCGTCAGCGACACCGGTTCGGGCATGACGCCGGAGGTTTTGAACCGGGCGTTCGAACCGTTTTTCACCACCAAGGATGTCGGCGCGGGCAGCGGCCTCGGCCTGAGCATGGTCTACGGCTTCGCGAAACAGTCCAACGGCCACATCACGGTCGACAGCGACAGCGGCTACGGGACCACTGTCCGGCTGTATCTGCCGCGCTCGCGGGCCGCCAGCGCCCGCGAGCGCGTTGCGGACAACATCCCGGAACCGGAGCCGGGCTCCGAGCGCATCCTGGTGGTCGAGGACGATCCGGACGTGCGCGACATCCCGACAACCCTGCTGCGCAACCAGGGGTATGAGGTCGTCGAGGCCGGCGACGGCGCGGAGGCGATCCGGCACCTGCGAGCCGACCGCCCGTTCGACCTGCTGTTCACCGACGTGGTGCTGCCCGGCGGCATGAGCGGCGCGGAAATCGCCGAGGCGGCCGAGCGGATCCAGCCGGGCATCCGGATCCTGTTCACCACCGGCTATGCCGAGAGCGCGCTGGACCACAACGGCCAATCAGCCTCCGGCAAGGTGATCGTCCACAAGCCCTACCGCCGCCAGGACCTGCTCGAAAAGATCCGCGCCTGCCTCGACGCGACGGAGTGA
- a CDS encoding metallophosphoesterase, which translates to MELDLVMMRGAIAFAVLLTSLALPADSRAQSVPAASIPPLPTTPGPSTPLLAAWTQFVNDRALGTKAENVIQARFVVLGDLADCSGYVVKDALSGAPGLPTALRGHMHGVDPATGNPITVSVCTASLPAYLSSVSINSTTAGRMTVYPSGQGAVLPGPAAMSQKPALTGVVLADTGCRGKYTGGGARAYQDCQTDWGLPRVIGDAVKQNPAFVLHGGDYHYFFEDASAFWDADDGRDRFEYWLQEFLIPAHPLLMRAPWVLGRGNHERCIEQRWFGEGWHVLFANTTLTNDRDEPVRPCYDPDPNHAEWVTPTWAVDLGVPGGAAPWRVVVIDSDQPYLSAYGFTQAGALTSAHGRDALWLSHYPPSRWSTTSEIPISATTASRRPRPAPWIAMLPLRAARNSFSPATSISTSTFPGTIRRPPPRCLR; encoded by the coding sequence ATGGAACTGGACCTCGTCATGATGCGTGGTGCGATTGCTTTTGCCGTGTTGCTCACGAGCCTTGCCCTTCCCGCGGACAGCCGGGCGCAGTCCGTGCCGGCAGCCAGCATTCCGCCACTGCCCACGACGCCAGGTCCCTCCACCCCGCTGCTGGCGGCCTGGACCCAATTCGTCAACGATCGGGCGCTCGGCACGAAGGCGGAAAACGTCATTCAGGCCCGCTTCGTGGTGCTGGGCGATCTGGCTGACTGCTCGGGCTACGTGGTGAAGGACGCGCTGTCGGGCGCTCCCGGCCTGCCGACCGCGTTGCGCGGCCACATGCATGGCGTCGACCCGGCAACCGGCAACCCGATCACCGTCAGCGTGTGCACCGCCTCCCTGCCCGCCTACCTGTCGAGCGTCAGCATCAACAGCACCACGGCCGGGCGGATGACGGTCTATCCCTCGGGCCAGGGCGCGGTGCTGCCGGGGCCGGCGGCCATGAGCCAGAAGCCGGCGCTCACGGGCGTGGTGCTGGCGGACACCGGCTGCCGCGGAAAATACACCGGCGGCGGCGCTCGCGCCTATCAGGATTGCCAAACCGACTGGGGTCTGCCGCGCGTCATCGGCGACGCGGTCAAGCAGAACCCCGCCTTCGTGCTGCACGGCGGCGACTATCACTATTTCTTCGAGGACGCGTCCGCTTTCTGGGACGCCGACGACGGCCGCGACCGCTTCGAATACTGGTTGCAGGAGTTCCTGATCCCCGCCCATCCGCTGCTGATGCGCGCTCCGTGGGTGCTGGGACGCGGCAACCACGAACGCTGCATCGAGCAGCGCTGGTTCGGCGAAGGCTGGCACGTGCTCTTCGCCAACACCACTCTGACCAACGACAGGGACGAGCCGGTCCGCCCCTGCTACGATCCGGACCCCAACCACGCGGAATGGGTGACCCCGACGTGGGCCGTGGATCTCGGCGTGCCCGGAGGCGCGGCGCCCTGGCGCGTGGTGGTGATCGATTCCGACCAGCCGTATCTCTCCGCCTACGGCTTCACGCAGGCCGGCGCCCTGACGTCGGCGCACGGGCGCGACGCGCTGTGGCTGTCGCATTATCCCCCGTCAAGATGGTCTACTACGAGCGAAATCCCGATTTCGGCGACTACCGCATCAAGGAGGCCGCGGCCGGCGCCATGGATTGCGATGCTCCCTTTGCGTGCCGCCCGAAACTCGTTCTCGCCGGCCACCAGCATCTCTACCAGCACATTTCCTGGGACGATCCGGCGACCGCCGCCACGCTGCCTCAGGTGA